One Candidatus Nitrososphaera evergladensis SR1 genomic window, GCCGGCGCAAGGCCGTTTTTCCTCCTTATTTCGTTGAGCCTTGCGCCTTTTTCCTGCGTCTCGGCGCTTGCCACCAGCGCGCCAACGTCGCCTGTAGTGACTGCGGGGCCAAACTCGCTGTCAAGTTTTGCAATCTCGTAGTTGGCATTGTCGCCAAACTCTTTTCTTATCATGTCTTTCAGGTTTGCGATGCGCCGTGAAAAATCGTGGTTTATCTTTTTCTTGCCCTTTACAAACTCGTCGCTTGTGACCCCGATTATCACCTTGTCGCCGACCTCAAACGCCTTGGACAAGAGCGCGATGTGCCCTGCGTGGATCTCGTCAAATGTCCCGCCCGTTGCAACCACGCGGAATCTTTTCAACGCCAAGCGTATGCATTACTATAAATAAATATTAACGCGCGCCGTCAGGCTACTGGCCTTTCTGGAATATCTTTATCGCCTGCGGAGGGCACACGTTCTCGCAGGCAAGGCAGAATATGCAGTCTTTTTCTCGTGCCATGAACGCCTTTTTCTCTGACGCCGGGTGGCCTGGAGTCTCTAGCCACTCGTACACGTTTACTGGGCAGGCCTCGATGCAGGCGCCGTCAGCTACGCATATGTCAAAGTCGACGCAGACGTTTGTGCCCCATATTCCCAGTTGTCCGGGGGCGTCGAGCGGGCCCCAGACGTTGATGCCTTTGAACTGGCCTGCTACCTGGCGCTTGCTCTTAAAGCCTGTGTCTATCGGGCCCTCCACCTTGGAGTAGCTTGTGCCCGAGCCTGTAAGTGAAATGGTGGTATCACCACTACCGCCTGCAGCAGGCGCCGCCGGGGCTGGCATTGCTGGCTGCGGAGCCGCGCTTGGCTTTGGAGCTGCTGCGGCCGCCGGACCTGCAGCTGCCGGCTTGGGCGCTGCCGGTGCAGCCATTTGCGCCACCCTTGTTTTCTGCCTCTTGACGACGCAGAGTTGATCGTGAACCTCCTTCATGCTCTGGAGGGTGTTGGGGTTAGAGTGAGTCAAAAGCGTCCCACAGTCTGCGCATACATACTCGGCAACTGTTGTTGTTGCTGCAGTAGACATATGATGATCTAGCTGGGGTGCAACTCATTTATTAATTAAATGGTTATTTGCTGGATGGCCGGCTAGATCTGACTGGTTAATACCCAAAGAACGCGACGTGTAACCTTATTGGCTAGAAAAGCAATACAATTCCATGAAGACTGCAGACATTGTCGCTGAAGCGTTGATGGACTGGGGCGTAGATGTCATCTTTGGGCTGCCGGGCGACGGCATTAACGGTTTCATCGAGGCTTTGAGGAGGCGGGCCAGCAAGATCCGGTTCGTCCTTGTCCGGCATGAAGAATCTGCCGCTTTCATGGCCTGCGCATACGCAAAATACACGGGCAAGCTAGGCGCCTGCGTGGCCACTTCTGGCCCGGGGGCGGTGCACCTCCTGACAGGGCTTTACGATGCCAAGGCCGATGGCGCGCCGGTCATCGCAATCACTGGCAGGACATACTCTGACATGATGGGGTCAAACTACCAGCAGGACGTCGACCTGCTTGCGCTTTTTTCAGACGTGTCTGTCTACAACAACATGATAAACAGCCCCGAGCATGCCGAGATGGCAGTCGACATTGCGTGCAGGACCGCACTTGCCAAAAAAGGCGTCAGCCACCTTACCATCCCGATAGACGTGCAGGAAAGGGAGCTGCGCGGCATGTATTCCCGGCACAAGGTGGCCGGCCACACTTCTGACGCGCTTGTGGCCTATGCGATGCCCGATCCAAAGCTTCTAGAAAAAGCGGCAGAGATACTGAACGCCGGCCGCAGGGTCGTCATGCTGGTGGGGCAGGGCGCACTTGACGCCACCGACGAGGTTATAGCCGTGGCAGAAAGGCTGGGCGCACCCATAGTCAAGGCGCTCCTTGGCAAAGCGGTTGTTCCTGACGACCACCCGCTCTGCACCGGCGGCATCGGCCTGCTTGGCACCTCTCCATCGTCTGATGCGATGGCAGAAGCAGACACGCTCCTGATGGTGGGGACCTCGTTTCCGTACATCGACTATTTGCCCAAGCCGGGGCAGGCCCGGGGAGTGCAGATAGACCTATTTGCAGAGAAAATAGGGCTGCGCTATCCCGTCGAAGTTGGACTGGTCGGGGACTCTAGACTTGCGCTGTCGGCCCTGCTCCCGCTCTTGAAGGAAAAGAGCCACGACTTTGCCCGCTCAAAGCAGGCAGCGATGAAAGAGTGGAACAACCTCTTGCGGGAGCGCAGCAGCCGCATAGAGATGCCGATGAAGCCGCAGTTCATCGCCCGGATAATCTCTGAAGAGCTGCAGGACAACGCCATACTTTCTGTCGACAGCGGGACCAACACAATCTGGGCCGCGCAGTACATCGACCTGAGAAAGGGGATGAAGTTCTCGCTTTCCGGCACCCTTGCGACTATGGCGTGCGCGCTCCCGTACGCAATAGCCGCGCAGATAGCGTACCCCGAGCGTCAGTCTGTTGCCTTTGTCGGCGACGGCGGCTTTACGATGCTGATGGGCGAGTTTGCGACAGCGGTGAAATACCAGCTGCCTATCAAGGTGGTGATAATAAAGAACAACTCGCTTGGCATGATCCGGTGGGAGCAGCTGGCCTTCCTTGGAAACCCGGAATTTGGAGTGGAATTTGCGCCAATAGACTTTGCCAAGTTTGCCGAGGCGTGCGGGGCCAAGGGATACTCTATATCCGACCCGCGCGACGCAAGGTCCCTCGTTCAGGAAGCAATGTCGCAGGACGGGCCGGCGATAATCGAAGCGCTGGTGGACCCGTTTGAGCCCCCGATGCCTCCAAAGGTCGACCTTGACTTTGTCAGCAACATGGCCGAGTCGTTTGCAAGAGGCCAGCCGCACGCCCGGAGGATTGGGCTGACGATATTCCGCGACCAGGTGCACGAGGCGCTAAGAAAAGTGCACTCGCATAATGACAACAACAATGATGATGGCGGCAGTAGCAACAAAACACAACAATAGCAGGCTATCTCCGACACGGAGTTAATAGGCTGGTAACGACAATCCGTATACGCGAAAAAATGGCTGAGCGAGTCACTCACGTTGAACCTCACATCAAGGAAAGCAACTACATACGGGACCTCGTGTTTGGGTTTGGCGACGGGGTAAACACGTCGCTGGGCATAGTGGCCGGCGTGGGAGGTGCCATCATATCTGCAGACGTGGTCATCCTTGCCGCGCTGATAGGGATGTTCACCGGCGCAAAGGCAATGGCGGTCCAGAATTACCTCGCCGTAAAATCCCAGCGGGAGATACTAGAGTCAGAGATTAAACGCGAAGAACACGAAATAGAGACCGTGCCTGAACTGGAAAGAGAAGAGGTAGAAGACATTTACCGCGAAAAAGGATTCGAGGGCGAGGAGCTGAACAGGGTTGTCAGCAAGATAACCTCAAACAAGGACGTCTGGCTCAAGACCATGCTTACAGAAGAGCTTGGGCTCAACCTGGAAATCCTGGGCAACCCGCTGAAAGGCGCGCTGGTGATGTTTGGCTCTTTTCTGCTGGGCGGGATTCTCCCGATCCTTCCTTACTTTGCGGTCAAGGCCGGCTTGATGTCCCCGATTGCCGCCATCGTGATAGCCATAGTCATAAGCGTGGCTTCATCGTTCATCGTTGGCGCGCTAAAGGGGCGCATGGCAAAGAAAAGCTGGATAAAAGGCGGCATAGAGATGGCCGGGCTTGGCACTGGCATCGCGCTTGTCGGCTATGGAATTGGAGCGGAACTGGCAAAGGCAGGAATTGTAAGCGTCCCTCCTGCGGGGGGATGATGACGACGGCGGCTGCAACTGCTTAAAGCGCATACGCCATATTAGTAACGCCTTTCTATCTCGTGGAACACAAGTTCTGCCAGCCTGTCAGGGTCGCCTGCCTGGACTATGTGCAGTCCCACTGCCCTTGCAAGTTTTGCCACCGGACCATCGTTCTCTCCTCCCTGATTGCTGGCCTGCAGCATGCCAATCACGAGATCGATGGGCTCGCAGTCAAGGAGCTTTATCTTGGACTCCATGAGCCTTGTGCCCGTGGATTCCGGGTCCGAGTACGCAAGAAACGACACTGCTATCCTGCCGCCTCCTCCTTCTGCCTTTGTGCTTGGCGAAATGATATCGAACTTGTGGAGCACTCCGGATTTTCCCAGTATCTTGTTTCCAAGCACGATCTCGATCCCGTGGTCCTGCATCATCGCCCTGACGGCGCCGGCGCACCTGTTAAGCAATATTGATTGCTGCAGGGTTTCAAGCTCCAGTGTGTATTCGCGCGAGTCAAGCCAGATGTCTGCGACGATGTTGTGCATGAACGACACCATCCCTGCAAGGTTGGTGCGTATGTTTATGTCCGGCCTCTTGCTGCCCTGCGCCCTTGCAGCGTTTGAAAAAAGCATTTCCTTGCCGTCGGCTATCATCACCTGCACGTCTGTCTGAAACGCCGATATGCGAAAGTCTATCGTGCCGTGCAGCTTTCTTACAATGTCTGCCTCTTCAGAGCTTGGCGCAGAAAGGACGCGCACCTTTACTCCCCTGCTTGCAAGCGACTTTAATACTTCAAGCACCGCCGGCGTGCTAAACGTCGGATGGAGGTTAAAGCCGATGTACAGTTCTGACTTGGCCGAGGTCAAAAGCGCCATCATGTTGCTTGTGTATTCCTTTTCGTCCGTGATTATCCTAAACGACTCGGCCGGCTTGCCCGTCTTGAGCGCAGTGGCAATCGCGCCAAGCTCTATTCCAGAGTGGAACTCGTTGGTTGCTATTGACTGCATCGCCGACGCAAACGACTGCGAGTACGTCCACAGCGCCACTTCCTCTTCTGCCCCGCCTGCGGCCACCGTTATGAGTGCCTCCTCTTCGTCCTTGAGCACCATCCTCATCTTGGACTCCGCCCTGTGGCGTACCTCTGCAAACCCATCGTGCTTTGCCACTATGTCAAGCGCCTGAAGGTCTGTCACTTCTGTCAAGATTTCCACTTTGACGCCCCTTGCTGCTGCAGCCGCAATTGCCTCGTACGCGCCAGAATAGTACATCTTGCCTAGGTCGCGCACCGACGTTATCATCGACATTTTCTTGCTTGCGTCCTTGGCAAGCCTTGTTACCGCGCGGTGGATCTCCTCGTTTCCCTGCAGGATGTTGAACTTGGCTCCGATCGCCTCTTCGGAAGGGACATAAAATTTTGTAAACTGCTCCAGTATCGAAGAGTACCTGCCCTCCGCAGCCCTGAGCTCGTCCTTGCGCCTGTCTATGAGCAGTTGCAGCGCCTTTTTTGGCTCAACGGCGATGAAGCTGACTGGCCTGCTCATGGAGGTCTCGACTATCCCTGCCTGCTTTAGCCTCTCTAGTATCCTGTACGTCGTGG contains:
- a CDS encoding 4Fe-4S dicluster domain-containing protein translates to MDTGFKSKRQVAGQFKGINVWGPLDAPGQLGIWGTNVCVDFDICVADGACIEACPVNVYEWLETPGHPASEKKAFMAREKDCIFCLACENVCPPQAIKIFQKGQ
- a CDS encoding thiamine pyrophosphate-dependent enzyme; translated protein: MKTADIVAEALMDWGVDVIFGLPGDGINGFIEALRRRASKIRFVLVRHEESAAFMACAYAKYTGKLGACVATSGPGAVHLLTGLYDAKADGAPVIAITGRTYSDMMGSNYQQDVDLLALFSDVSVYNNMINSPEHAEMAVDIACRTALAKKGVSHLTIPIDVQERELRGMYSRHKVAGHTSDALVAYAMPDPKLLEKAAEILNAGRRVVMLVGQGALDATDEVIAVAERLGAPIVKALLGKAVVPDDHPLCTGGIGLLGTSPSSDAMAEADTLLMVGTSFPYIDYLPKPGQARGVQIDLFAEKIGLRYPVEVGLVGDSRLALSALLPLLKEKSHDFARSKQAAMKEWNNLLRERSSRIEMPMKPQFIARIISEELQDNAILSVDSGTNTIWAAQYIDLRKGMKFSLSGTLATMACALPYAIAAQIAYPERQSVAFVGDGGFTMLMGEFATAVKYQLPIKVVIIKNNSLGMIRWEQLAFLGNPEFGVEFAPIDFAKFAEACGAKGYSISDPRDARSLVQEAMSQDGPAIIEALVDPFEPPMPPKVDLDFVSNMAESFARGQPHARRIGLTIFRDQVHEALRKVHSHNDNNNDDGGSSNKTQQ
- a CDS encoding VIT1/CCC1 transporter family protein, with translation MAERVTHVEPHIKESNYIRDLVFGFGDGVNTSLGIVAGVGGAIISADVVILAALIGMFTGAKAMAVQNYLAVKSQREILESEIKREEHEIETVPELEREEVEDIYREKGFEGEELNRVVSKITSNKDVWLKTMLTEELGLNLEILGNPLKGALVMFGSFLLGGILPILPYFAVKAGLMSPIAAIVIAIVISVASSFIVGALKGRMAKKSWIKGGIEMAGLGTGIALVGYGIGAELAKAGIVSVPPAGG
- a CDS encoding helix-turn-helix domain-containing protein, producing MTEDPLVADLKAFGLEEMEAQAYVRLARLGKARASSLSSALKINRTTTYRILERLKQAGIVETSMSRPVSFIAVEPKKALQLLIDRRKDELRAAEGRYSSILEQFTKFYVPSEEAIGAKFNILQGNEEIHRAVTRLAKDASKKMSMITSVRDLGKMYYSGAYEAIAAAAARGVKVEILTEVTDLQALDIVAKHDGFAEVRHRAESKMRMVLKDEEEALITVAAGGAEEEVALWTYSQSFASAMQSIATNEFHSGIELGAIATALKTGKPAESFRIITDEKEYTSNMMALLTSAKSELYIGFNLHPTFSTPAVLEVLKSLASRGVKVRVLSAPSSEEADIVRKLHGTIDFRISAFQTDVQVMIADGKEMLFSNAARAQGSKRPDINIRTNLAGMVSFMHNIVADIWLDSREYTLELETLQQSILLNRCAGAVRAMMQDHGIEIVLGNKILGKSGVLHKFDIISPSTKAEGGGGRIAVSFLAYSDPESTGTRLMESKIKLLDCEPIDLVIGMLQASNQGGENDGPVAKLARAVGLHIVQAGDPDRLAELVFHEIERRY
- a CDS encoding phosphopantetheine adenylyltransferase, translated to MALKRFRVVATGGTFDEIHAGHIALLSKAFEVGDKVIIGVTSDEFVKGKKKINHDFSRRIANLKDMIRKEFGDNANYEIAKLDSEFGPAVTTGDVGALVASAETQEKGARLNEIRRKNGLAPAQVISVPLIKAEDGKPISSTRIRAGEIDKSGRLLKA